The DNA sequence GTTATGAATAGGGCTATTAAAGATTAAGGACTGACTACCGCAACTAACATCATCAAATCAATTGAAGGAACTGATCAAATGGAGAACTTGAAACTCTatcatcttttttgtttccacttattaatttatctataccTGAGCCTTAATACATAACCCTGTAATAAACCCAACCTTAACGGTACTAGAAGGCCAAAGATTTTCTTCAAGCAAATGtcatttattataataagtgcGGTGTCAAGTAATGACCCCATCcagtttgttaaaaaattatacaactcAAACCAAACAACTAAATCTAACAACAAACTAGGAAATGCTTAAAACTTTAgagaaaaattttaagttcCAGTTATGTAAATGCCATACTAACCTTTTCAAAGCTGCATCCAAGTCATGCTCTTCCTTATAATTGAATGCATCATCAAAACCCAACTTACTCTTCAATAGGTCAACCTAATTTATAACagaagaaaaatgagattttttttaattaactggTTTTTATTCATGAACAACTTgaatagtaaaagaaaaaagagatctTTTCATGTTATgggaataaagataaatatctGCTGACATGCCCTTATGTTTCATCTTCCTGCTTTTACAAAGAGAATTGAGGGACACGTGGCAGCAATCTTGTGTCCACACAAGCAAAACCATGCAGCAGGCGACAACTACGAAAACTAGGGAATGCTAAAATTCCATGAAATCCATGTTTGATTAGAATTTACTTggcaaatatttttaaattctaaaagaggCAAATGATAGTACAGAAAAAATTTCTTATGATAGTTCAGGTAGTTAAAGAAGGTAAAATCAAGAGCACTTCCACCATTAAAAATCTATCCACAAGCGAACATATGAGTTTCCTTATACTTGTTAAAGATACTTCACAATCCTTCATTATAACTTTGCCATAAAAGGAAgcaattttaatgaaattatcatCCTGCCTAAGTAATACCATTGTCACATATCTAAATCAACGATTTGGAATAAATCTAGATGGAAGCCACCAAATAAAGGACTAGAGAACagaaaattactcataaaaatagTAAGGTACCTTTTCTTTACTTCCGGCACTTCCAACAACATAACAGCCCAGCAATTTTGCAAATTGCCCAACAAGCTGACCAACTGCGCCAGATGCTGCTGAAATGAAGACATATTCTCCAGACTTGGGAGTACAAACTTCATAGAAACCAGCATAAGCAGTCATACCAGGCATACCTATTTTGCAAAAAAAAGAGGTTAAgatattcaaacatatttacCACAGAATTTAGCACAGCGCCCAGAGAAGCACAGAAAGTCTTGAATTCAAAAAGCAATCAAAATGCAACTCGAAAGGGTATGTAGCATAATCATCTTGtaaatctcaaaatcaatccaaacttcatataatagaaaatttcttttacttttaaaaaaagaaaagaaaagaaaagcaaacaaCTTACCAAGAAGTCCAGTATAGTAGGAAAGTGGTGCATCAGTATGCTGGATCTTACGCAGGCTTTCAATTCCAGAGAGTAGGCTGTACTCTTCCCATCCGGTAACCCCCCAAACTAAGTCACCTGCCTTGAAGTCTGGGTGCCCAGAATCCAAAACCTTAGCCACTCCCAACCCAGTTAATGGCTGCAAGTTTCTCGGGAGAAAATCACAATTGCAACCTCAAAAATGTACACGATATCAAATTCGCTCCTCTCCAGGTCTCCagaaaccaaaaagaaataCCGGTATTTTTCTTTGAGTCAGGAGCCCGCTCAAGTTACcgcttttggtttttttttttaatatttaaatataaaaaaaatctaaatacagttaaaatcacttccttaattactatcggtttgtttttgcagataaaatgagttaaaattaaagttaaaaaattgaataaaatattgttagaatataatttttaatattatttttattttaaaatttgaaaaaatttaattatttattttattttgtattaaaagttgaaaaaattataacgattaaatgaaatattttctgaaaacctatgtaaaaagttttaaaaagtgttttttttcattcccaagcgttaattatatcttaaaagtgtttttttttagtttttaaataattaaagcgCGGATGTTCCAAAAATTCCTTAGACAAAACAatcccccccaaaaaaaaaaaaaaaaaaacccacatcTTATGATCTAAATTcctaatttcaatttcaataccGAGAAAGAGAAGGGGAAAAGAAATAGCACAAAAGATCAATCTCATCCAGCTATGCTATCAGTATTATGGCTcttcaaaattataaagaaCCCTACTTGAAATAATTCATCAATCAGTAACCATTTCCCATGTAATTTTCGCAGAAACCAAACAGAAATATACTCACAGAGCCGGGGGTGTACGAACTGAAACCGCTGAAAGTGACTCGTGCCATCCGAACACGCATGACAGGATCGCAGGACAAGTAGAGGTTCTTTACAAGAACGGAATTGGAACCTTCGGGGACCCTCAAATTTATGGTACCGGTGGTAACGTACATGTCCGATTCCTTTGGAAAACCAGTGACATAGTCCCTGAATAGCACCTGCTTGTTCCTCACTTCCTCACCTACGCCACCATTCGCCATTGCTACTGAGAACGCTCGCACTTTCTCTGTGcgtgttttgtgtgtgtgtgttactGTGTTCCGGTTTTCTCGCCAAAAGTTCTCGCAATATGTAACTTTGCGAATGACATTATATACGTCATCATTACTGtcactttatttttaaaatcttatatttttttttttttaatttttaaaataaaattataaaaaaaaaattagattagatTTAGTCACACAATTCaatgagatgatttgttttgaataataattaaataaaatattattaaatataattttttagtattatttttattttaaaattaaaaaaaattaaattatttattatatttttatataaaaatttgataaattataataataaaataaaatgagaagagaATTTGCGTAGCCTTAATATCATTTCTTAACGTTTTAATACACAACTTTGAAATATTATCATGACTAGTTATAAAATTAGTACATTATTTATACAAAGAGCCGGCCTGCTCTGAATTGTACAAAATCTGAAttgtaaattattaatttttaactaattcaacGAGAGCTCTAAGTAGTCATCAGCTAACAAAGGGCAAACCAGTGTCTTTATCTTTCTGTCATTTACAAGGGCAAACACAAAAGCTACATGCACAGGGACAACGATGCATACATGGCCACAAGACCAACTGTCTTTTCTTTCATCTGTTGTGAAAAACAACGAACCAAAAAATCGACCCTGGCATTAGATAGACACATACTAGCTAGGCTTCCTTATTTCACAAAGCATTTGACGTTAACCCCAACACAACAGTAGTAATTAAAAAGATATACAAACAGAAGATTAGATCGATATCGATCGACGACCGATCACTCGcgagcaacaacaacaacttgTTTTCCGACATTACGGCAGCTGAAAAGTCCGACCAGAGCCGCAGGGCCATTCTCAAG is a window from the Juglans regia cultivar Chandler chromosome 7, Walnut 2.0, whole genome shotgun sequence genome containing:
- the LOC108981304 gene encoding 2-alkenal reductase (NADP(+)-dependent)-like, yielding MANGGVGEEVRNKQVLFRDYVTGFPKESDMYVTTGTINLRVPEGSNSVLVKNLYLSCDPVMRVRMARVTFSGFSSYTPGSPLTGLGVAKVLDSGHPDFKAGDLVWGVTGWEEYSLLSGIESLRKIQHTDAPLSYYTGLLGMPGMTAYAGFYEVCTPKSGEYVFISAASGAVGQLVGQFAKLLGCYVVGSAGSKEKVDLLKSKLGFDDAFNYKEEHDLDAALKRYFPEGIDIYFENVGGKTLDVVLLNMRVHGRIAVCGMISQYNLDETEGVKNLTCLIYKRIHMRGFTVRDYYHLYPKFLETVMPYIREGKVVYVEDRAEGLESAPAALVGLFSGRNVGKQVVVVARE